A stretch of Nonomuraea africana DNA encodes these proteins:
- a CDS encoding ABC transporter substrate-binding protein, translated as MKIRLMAGVVALGLAVAGCGGGARVDTGATATAAAQPSGSGSAPAAGTVNIAINPWVGYEATAAVIAHLLTDKLGYTVQKKELKEEVAWAGFETGEVDVIVENWGHDDLKKKYIDEKKVALSAGSTGNKGVIGWYVPQWMADKYPDITDYKNLNKYADLFKTSESGDKGQLLDGDPSYVTNDEALVKNLKLDFKVVTGGSEAALLESAVQAQEQQKPLLFYFWTPHWLFDKVKLARVKLPPYTTGCDADPKKVACDYGELDLDKIVSKKFADTGGKAYELVKNFSWTNEDQNAVANDIQNNGMSAEEAAKKWVAANQAKWQAWLPK; from the coding sequence ATGAAGATTCGCCTCATGGCCGGGGTCGTCGCCCTTGGCCTGGCCGTCGCGGGCTGCGGCGGTGGCGCCAGAGTCGACACCGGCGCCACAGCGACAGCCGCCGCCCAGCCCAGCGGCTCGGGCAGCGCCCCGGCGGCGGGAACCGTCAACATCGCCATCAACCCGTGGGTCGGCTACGAGGCCACCGCCGCCGTCATCGCCCACCTGCTGACCGACAAGCTCGGCTACACGGTGCAGAAGAAGGAGCTCAAGGAGGAGGTCGCCTGGGCCGGCTTCGAGACCGGCGAGGTCGACGTCATCGTCGAGAACTGGGGCCACGACGACCTCAAGAAGAAGTACATCGACGAGAAGAAGGTCGCCCTCTCCGCCGGCTCGACCGGCAACAAGGGCGTCATCGGCTGGTACGTCCCGCAGTGGATGGCCGACAAGTACCCCGACATCACCGACTACAAGAACCTCAACAAGTACGCCGACCTGTTCAAGACCTCTGAGTCCGGCGACAAGGGCCAGCTCCTCGACGGCGACCCCTCCTACGTCACCAACGACGAGGCCCTGGTCAAGAACCTGAAGCTGGACTTCAAGGTCGTGACGGGCGGCAGCGAGGCGGCGCTGCTGGAGTCCGCGGTGCAGGCGCAGGAGCAGCAGAAGCCGCTGCTGTTCTACTTCTGGACCCCGCACTGGCTCTTCGACAAGGTCAAGCTGGCCAGGGTGAAGCTGCCGCCGTACACCACCGGCTGCGACGCCGACCCGAAGAAGGTCGCCTGCGACTACGGCGAGCTCGACCTCGACAAGATCGTGAGCAAGAAGTTCGCCGACACCGGCGGCAAGGCCTACGAGCTGGTCAAGAACTTCAGCTGGACCAACGAGGACCAGAACGCGGTCGCCAACGACATCCAGAACAACGGCATGTCCGCCGAGGAGGCGGCCAAGAAGTGGGTGGCGGCCAACCAGGCCAAGTGGCAGGCATGGCTTCCCAAGTAG
- a CDS encoding DUF742 domain-containing protein, with amino-acid sequence MATWNDGPPYGHGAPPSPNYGAPPSPNYGEPPSPNYGAPPSPNYGEPPQEERSSLVRMYSLTGGRTAPRTNLAMEALVSSATSAQLGLNHTREYRAISELCRQVRSVAEVSALLAIPLGVARVLIADMEAEGLVRIYQPQLDAGMPNRNLLERVLSGLRRL; translated from the coding sequence GTGGCCACGTGGAATGACGGCCCCCCTTACGGGCACGGGGCGCCGCCCTCTCCGAACTACGGGGCGCCGCCGTCCCCGAACTACGGGGAGCCGCCCTCTCCGAACTACGGGGCGCCGCCGTCCCCGAACTACGGGGAGCCCCCGCAGGAGGAGCGCAGCTCCCTGGTGCGGATGTACTCCCTCACCGGCGGGCGTACCGCGCCGCGCACGAACCTGGCCATGGAGGCGCTGGTCTCCTCGGCGACCTCGGCCCAGCTCGGCCTGAACCACACCCGCGAATACCGGGCCATCAGCGAGCTGTGCCGGCAGGTCAGGTCCGTCGCGGAGGTGTCGGCGCTGCTGGCCATCCCCCTCGGGGTGGCCAGGGTGCTGATCGCGGACATGGAGGCGGAAGGGCTCGTCCGGATCTACCAGCCCCAGCTGGACGCCGGCATGCCGAACAGGAACCTGCTGGAAAGGGTGCTCAGTGGACTTCGCAGGCTCTAG
- a CDS encoding nitrate- and nitrite sensing domain-containing protein, whose protein sequence is MSRRTRADDGGWRLRNWRVRARLVALILVPTAAAVLLGGLQVVASTGAAADYDRANQLAQLAERVGALSHELGAERARTSWYIALGRPERGLDEVRKQMSRTDTEVEKVRQSAVVFGADLTGRTGDEVEAVLARLEDLAALRDQALESDLLPGAALGSYTAVISDLLALNDELGKGTDDEELARQSATLDALARAKESASMQQALLTTVLVAGRFEQEQLKAFLGEQASEANERKAFAEEATSDERRRFDEAVNGRRADRARFLRELVLDRANAGAPLKGLDLSKPDDAREWFEAAAVVVDSLRTVEERHAAGIVSRSGLLAAEESQRAYLVAGAVIALLLAILLITTGVARSLVRPLRRLRSEALEIAGDRLPAFVQRLREARDGGPPAEVAPIGVFSRDEVGEVARAFDEVHREAVRLAGDEAKLRANVNAMFVNLSRRSQTLVERQLSLIERLERGERDDNRLGDLFRLDHLATRMRRNSENLLVLAGQEAARKWTQPVELMDIVRAALGEVESYDRVVNQMQSEVAIAGQAVNDTVHLLAELVENAVSFSSSDTKVAISSNRIDGGGVMIAVTDSGIGMSQEEIAQANWRLANPPVVDVSVSRRMGLFVVGRLALRHDIRVQLRRQDAGGLTAMVLIPEALLTAIPGQLPGPGQPAHGPHGPHGQPAHGPHGQPALGLPGQPGHGPHGQAAHGAPGHGPLATHGRPPAHGQPLAPGHAFAPGQPPGGPVVPAQAGPMAYEHPSLDNLRPTPMGAPVRDSPSGFDGPPAFDGPSTFDSAALFDGPGTYDSPPVDWFATNDAPSTDLSDRTANGLPRRGGQGEGLGFRQMPGLGGSPGPYSGQADATRPLPRVESSSLETGDEEFLPIFAAVESNWFKRPDTTLERPKPTDGGRPHEGRHAQAAPPSGSPQSPQQPDDVWSSPADAGWQAARSASEPNSGGLTSSGLPKRKPRANLVPGSALPQAQSPAPPLPPVSPDRIRSRLASYQQGVRKGRAEIEGAREEEEQR, encoded by the coding sequence GTGAGCAGAAGAACCAGGGCCGACGACGGCGGGTGGCGGTTGCGCAACTGGCGCGTGCGCGCGCGCCTGGTCGCGCTGATCCTCGTGCCGACCGCCGCCGCCGTGCTGCTGGGCGGCCTGCAGGTCGTCGCCTCCACCGGCGCGGCGGCCGACTACGACCGCGCCAACCAGCTGGCCCAGCTCGCCGAACGGGTCGGCGCCCTGAGCCACGAGCTCGGCGCCGAACGCGCCCGCACCTCCTGGTACATCGCGCTCGGCAGGCCCGAACGCGGCCTGGACGAGGTGCGCAAGCAGATGAGCAGGACCGACACCGAGGTCGAGAAGGTACGGCAGAGCGCCGTCGTCTTCGGCGCCGACCTCACGGGCCGCACCGGCGACGAGGTCGAGGCCGTGCTGGCCCGCCTCGAGGACCTCGCCGCGCTGCGCGACCAGGCACTCGAGTCCGACCTGCTGCCCGGCGCCGCGCTCGGCTCCTACACCGCCGTCATCTCCGACCTGCTCGCCCTCAACGACGAGCTCGGCAAGGGCACCGACGACGAGGAGCTGGCCCGCCAGTCGGCCACGCTCGACGCCCTGGCTCGCGCCAAGGAGAGCGCCTCGATGCAGCAGGCCCTGCTCACCACCGTGCTGGTGGCCGGCAGGTTCGAGCAGGAACAGCTCAAGGCCTTCCTCGGCGAGCAGGCCAGTGAGGCCAACGAGCGCAAGGCCTTCGCCGAGGAGGCCACCTCCGACGAGCGCCGCCGGTTCGACGAGGCGGTCAACGGGCGCCGCGCCGACCGGGCGCGCTTCCTGCGTGAGCTGGTCCTCGACCGGGCCAACGCGGGAGCCCCGCTCAAGGGGCTCGACCTGAGCAAGCCCGACGACGCGCGCGAATGGTTCGAGGCCGCAGCCGTCGTGGTCGACTCCCTCCGCACCGTCGAGGAACGCCACGCGGCGGGCATCGTCTCCCGCAGCGGCCTGCTGGCCGCCGAGGAGTCGCAGCGCGCCTACCTCGTCGCGGGAGCGGTGATCGCGCTGCTGCTGGCCATCCTGCTGATCACCACGGGCGTGGCCCGCTCGCTGGTACGCCCGCTGCGGCGGCTGCGCAGCGAGGCGCTCGAGATCGCGGGGGATCGGTTGCCCGCCTTCGTCCAGCGGCTGCGCGAGGCCCGCGACGGCGGCCCGCCCGCCGAGGTCGCGCCCATCGGGGTGTTCTCCAGGGACGAGGTCGGCGAGGTCGCGAGGGCCTTCGACGAGGTGCACCGCGAGGCCGTACGGCTGGCCGGCGACGAGGCCAAGCTGCGCGCCAACGTCAACGCGATGTTCGTCAACCTCTCGCGCCGCAGCCAGACCCTCGTCGAGCGCCAGCTGTCCCTGATCGAGCGCCTCGAGCGCGGCGAACGCGACGACAACCGCCTCGGCGACCTGTTCAGGCTCGACCACCTGGCCACCCGCATGCGCCGCAACAGCGAGAACCTCCTGGTCCTCGCCGGCCAGGAGGCGGCCCGCAAGTGGACCCAGCCGGTCGAGCTCATGGACATCGTGCGGGCCGCGCTGGGCGAGGTGGAGAGCTACGACCGCGTCGTGAACCAGATGCAGTCGGAGGTCGCGATCGCGGGACAGGCCGTCAACGACACCGTCCACCTGCTGGCCGAGCTGGTGGAGAACGCGGTGTCGTTCTCCTCCAGCGACACCAAGGTGGCCATCTCCAGCAACCGCATCGACGGCGGCGGGGTCATGATCGCTGTGACCGACAGCGGCATCGGGATGAGCCAGGAGGAGATCGCGCAGGCGAACTGGCGCCTGGCCAACCCGCCGGTGGTGGACGTGTCGGTGTCGCGGCGCATGGGCCTGTTCGTGGTCGGCAGGCTGGCGCTCAGGCACGACATCCGCGTCCAGCTCCGCCGCCAGGACGCCGGGGGGCTCACGGCGATGGTGCTGATCCCCGAGGCGCTGCTCACCGCGATCCCCGGCCAGCTGCCGGGCCCCGGTCAGCCCGCGCACGGGCCACACGGGCCACACGGTCAGCCCGCGCACGGCCCGCATGGTCAGCCCGCGCTTGGCCTTCCTGGGCAGCCCGGGCACGGGCCGCACGGTCAGGCCGCGCACGGCGCTCCCGGGCACGGGCCGCTCGCCACTCATGGCCGGCCGCCCGCTCATGGTCAGCCGCTGGCGCCTGGGCACGCCTTCGCGCCCGGGCAGCCTCCCGGCGGCCCGGTGGTGCCCGCTCAGGCGGGGCCCATGGCCTACGAGCACCCGTCGCTGGACAACCTGCGGCCCACGCCCATGGGCGCGCCGGTGCGCGACAGCCCATCCGGGTTCGACGGCCCACCGGCGTTCGACGGGCCCTCGACCTTCGACAGCGCCGCGCTCTTCGACGGCCCCGGCACGTACGACAGCCCGCCGGTCGACTGGTTCGCCACCAACGACGCGCCGTCCACGGACCTGTCCGACCGCACCGCGAACGGCCTGCCCCGGCGCGGCGGCCAGGGTGAGGGGCTCGGCTTCCGGCAGATGCCGGGGCTGGGCGGCTCGCCAGGCCCCTACTCGGGCCAGGCCGACGCCACCAGACCGCTGCCCCGGGTGGAGAGCTCGTCGCTGGAGACGGGGGACGAGGAGTTCCTGCCGATCTTCGCCGCGGTGGAGTCCAACTGGTTCAAGCGCCCCGACACCACCCTCGAACGTCCCAAGCCCACGGACGGCGGCCGCCCCCACGAAGGACGGCACGCGCAGGCGGCACCCCCCAGCGGGTCCCCCCAGTCGCCCCAGCAGCCCGACGACGTGTGGTCCTCGCCCGCCGACGCGGGATGGCAGGCCGCCCGATCGGCAAGCGAGCCGAACAGCGGCGGCCTCACCTCCTCCGGCCTGCCCAAACGCAAGCCGAGGGCGAACCTGGTGCCGGGTTCGGCCCTCCCGCAGGCGCAGAGTCCCGCGCCGCCCCTGCCACCCGTTTCACCCGACAGGATCCGCAGCAGGCTGGCGAGCTACCAGCAGGGCGTGCGCAAGGGCCGCGCCGAGATCGAGGGCGCGCGCGAGGAGGAGGAACAGCGGTGA
- a CDS encoding betaine/proline/choline family ABC transporter ATP-binding protein (Members of the family are the ATP-binding subunit of ABC transporters for substrates such as betaine, L-proline or other amino acids, choline, carnitine, etc. The substrate specificity is best determined from the substrate-binding subunit, rather than this subunit, as it interacts with the permease subunit and not with substrate directly.), translated as MAAGQDSAAIEVGGLWKIFGPRADRVLNSPDKDLDPSELREKTGCTAAVRDVTFTVRPGEMFVVMGLSGSGKSTLVRCLTRLVEPTAGQISIGGEDVRAASPAKLRDLRRHRVSMVFQHFGLLPHRKVIDNVAYGLEIQGASRRDRHARAGEILSLVGLDGHADSYPDQLSGGMQQRVGLARALAVEPQVMLFDEPFSALDPLIRRDMQTEVIRMHREVGKTMVFITHDLSEALKLGERIAIMRAGAIVQLGTPEEVVGAPADDYVADFVRDVPRSHVLSLRWICRDPEPGERLDGPALPAGTVIRDAIPAVTGSGRTIRVVDGDRLVGVVDRVDILSAMAQPPAAVRLSDHVSAPSPSPEAPLAPVTADAQRATAAGPAGDDTPKDKSTEDSVTEDRAAGDIAAGDIATKSSTTEDSATEAARVREARS; from the coding sequence GTGGCAGCCGGGCAGGACAGTGCGGCCATCGAGGTCGGCGGTCTGTGGAAGATCTTCGGACCGCGGGCCGACCGTGTCCTGAATAGCCCTGACAAGGACCTCGACCCGTCCGAACTCCGCGAGAAGACCGGCTGCACGGCCGCCGTCAGAGACGTCACGTTCACCGTGCGACCAGGCGAGATGTTCGTGGTGATGGGCCTGTCGGGAAGCGGCAAATCCACCCTCGTGCGCTGCCTCACCCGCCTCGTCGAACCGACGGCGGGACAGATCAGCATCGGCGGCGAGGACGTGCGCGCCGCCTCCCCCGCCAAGCTCCGCGACCTGCGCCGCCACCGCGTCAGCATGGTCTTCCAGCACTTCGGCCTGCTGCCGCACCGCAAGGTCATCGACAACGTCGCCTACGGCCTGGAGATCCAGGGTGCCTCCCGCCGGGACCGCCACGCGCGGGCCGGCGAGATCCTCTCCCTCGTCGGGCTGGACGGCCACGCCGACTCCTACCCCGACCAGCTCTCCGGCGGCATGCAGCAACGCGTCGGCCTGGCCAGGGCGCTGGCGGTCGAGCCCCAGGTGATGCTGTTCGACGAACCGTTCAGCGCGCTCGACCCGCTGATCCGCAGGGACATGCAGACCGAGGTCATCAGGATGCACCGCGAGGTGGGCAAGACCATGGTCTTCATCACCCACGACCTGTCGGAGGCGCTCAAGCTGGGCGAGCGCATCGCGATCATGCGGGCGGGCGCCATCGTGCAGCTCGGGACGCCCGAGGAGGTGGTGGGCGCGCCCGCCGACGACTACGTGGCCGACTTCGTGCGCGACGTGCCCCGCAGCCACGTGCTGTCGCTGCGGTGGATCTGCCGGGATCCCGAGCCGGGCGAGCGGCTCGACGGGCCGGCGCTGCCCGCGGGCACCGTCATCAGGGACGCCATCCCCGCGGTCACCGGCTCGGGACGGACCATCCGCGTGGTGGACGGGGACCGGCTGGTCGGAGTGGTCGACCGGGTGGACATCCTGTCGGCCATGGCGCAGCCGCCGGCCGCGGTGCGCCTGTCCGACCACGTCTCCGCGCCCTCCCCCAGCCCGGAGGCCCCGCTCGCTCCCGTCACCGCCGACGCGCAGCGGGCAACCGCTGCCGGCCCGGCCGGAGACGACACGCCCAAGGACAAGTCGACCGAGGACAGCGTGACCGAAGACCGCGCGGCGGGAGACATCGCGGCGGGAGACATCGCGACCAAGAGCAGCACGACCGAAGACAGCGCGACCGAGGCGGCGCGGGTGCGAGAGGCCAGGTCGTGA
- a CDS encoding SIS domain-containing protein — translation MNPELFQADLEAKPAALTELAAWLEKERPPLPESVRRVVFLGMGSSRYAAGVAALRLRARGFDAYAEYGSAAATFPAGPETLVVPISATGGSRETLDALARYAGGPSPVVALTNVPGSAITEGADQVVPMLAGEERGGVACRTFQHTLVHLLAMESDLTGAGRDLPALVRLAAEATSDLLDRRDEWLPRALELLEGPHGVYAVAPAERLSSAEQSALMVREGPRRPADACESGDWSHVDVYLTKTLSYRALLFPGSAYDAQAMDWITQRGSTVLTVGGHVEGERGSVRYRHDQDPDVALLTETLVAELVAAHWWRAA, via the coding sequence GTGAACCCCGAACTCTTCCAGGCGGACCTGGAGGCCAAGCCCGCCGCCCTCACCGAGCTGGCCGCCTGGCTGGAGAAGGAGCGCCCGCCGCTGCCCGAGAGCGTCAGGCGGGTGGTCTTCCTCGGCATGGGCAGCTCCCGCTACGCCGCGGGCGTGGCCGCCCTGCGCCTGCGCGCCAGAGGCTTCGACGCCTACGCCGAGTACGGCTCGGCGGCCGCCACCTTCCCGGCCGGCCCCGAGACGCTCGTCGTGCCGATCTCGGCGACCGGCGGGAGCAGGGAGACGCTCGACGCCCTCGCCCGCTACGCCGGTGGGCCTTCCCCCGTCGTGGCCCTCACCAACGTGCCAGGCTCGGCGATCACCGAGGGGGCCGATCAGGTCGTCCCGATGCTGGCGGGAGAGGAGCGCGGCGGCGTGGCCTGCCGTACCTTCCAGCACACGCTGGTCCACCTGCTGGCGATGGAGTCGGACCTCACCGGTGCGGGGCGCGACCTCCCCGCGCTGGTACGGCTGGCCGCGGAGGCCACCTCGGACCTGCTCGACCGGCGCGATGAGTGGCTGCCGCGGGCCCTCGAGCTGCTCGAAGGGCCGCACGGCGTCTACGCAGTCGCCCCGGCCGAGCGGTTGTCGTCGGCCGAGCAGTCGGCGCTGATGGTCCGCGAGGGTCCGCGCCGCCCCGCCGACGCCTGCGAGAGCGGGGACTGGTCGCACGTGGACGTCTACCTCACCAAGACCCTCTCCTACCGGGCGCTGCTGTTCCCCGGCTCGGCCTACGACGCGCAGGCCATGGACTGGATCACGCAGCGGGGCTCCACCGTCCTCACGGTCGGCGGCCACGTGGAGGGCGAGCGCGGCTCGGTCCGCTACCGGCACGACCAGGACCCCGACGTCGCCCTGCTGACCGAGACCCTCGTCGCCGAGCTGGTCGCGGCCCACTGGTGGCGCGCCGCCTGA
- a CDS encoding GTP-binding protein produces MSMLPVEGGLTSTKIVVAGGFGVGKTTFVGAVSEILPLTTEAVMTNASAGVDDLSLTPDKTTTTVAMDFGRVSLDRDLILYLFGTPGQHRFWFMWDDLVRGAIGAIVLVDTRRLADSFPAIDYFEEAKLPFVIGLNGWNGKFQHAENEVRDALTLPSPVPIVRTDARSREAVKSTLITLVEHALTVRSAYGPAY; encoded by the coding sequence ATGAGCATGCTTCCTGTGGAAGGTGGGCTCACCTCGACGAAGATCGTGGTGGCGGGCGGTTTCGGCGTCGGCAAGACGACGTTCGTGGGCGCGGTGTCGGAGATCCTGCCACTGACCACCGAGGCGGTCATGACGAACGCCTCGGCGGGGGTGGACGATCTCAGCCTCACCCCCGACAAGACGACCACCACGGTGGCCATGGACTTCGGCAGGGTCTCGCTCGACCGCGACCTGATCCTCTATCTGTTCGGCACGCCGGGCCAGCACCGGTTCTGGTTCATGTGGGACGACCTGGTGCGCGGCGCGATCGGGGCGATCGTGCTGGTCGACACCCGCAGGCTGGCCGACAGCTTCCCCGCCATCGACTACTTCGAGGAGGCGAAGCTGCCGTTCGTGATCGGGCTCAACGGGTGGAACGGGAAGTTCCAGCACGCCGAGAACGAGGTGCGCGACGCGCTCACGCTGCCCTCGCCGGTGCCGATCGTGCGCACCGACGCCCGCTCCCGCGAGGCGGTCAAGAGCACGCTCATCACGCTGGTCGAGCATGCCCTGACCGTCCGCTCCGCCTACGGCCCCGCCTACTGA
- a CDS encoding ABC transporter permease has protein sequence MSEAVATVDTPALRRPPRWVVPVAVGLVFVTGYLTLRGTASLPHDDAAAPFLAVNDARDWVDANRNDNPLFLYGVNYIRVYLGELYAAFEAVLFALGWPGLVGVLVGLGWLAGGWRIALLGVGGFTTLGVLGVWEASVRTLALVLTSVLVALAVGLPLGVWAGRSARLRRALTPVLDVMQIMPTFAYLTPMVLFFGIGPSSATVATLIYAMPVAIRITALAVQRVSPTAIEASSSLGATRWQTLRKVQLPMARETIALAINQAIMMALSMVVIAALISAPGLGSDIIRGLSRANVGFMLPAGIAIVIMAIVLDRVTMAAARRDRAAGSSPAWGRYVPAGAIAVAGLVAAGLLPAAFPEAWVLRIGRPVNEAVTWAKSSWYDVTTAIKDVTSTVLLNPLQEMLTSTPWWLVAAALLALAWWASGPRPALTALACLLALALLGLWEHSMATLTTVLVAVSVALVLGLLLGVTAARSRGFSAVQRPLLDAAQTMPSIVYLLPALALFGATRFTAIFASVIYAVPPVVRLVEDGIRGVSPTTVEAALSAGSTRWQLLWKVQLPMARGAILLAANQGIVMTLAMVVVGGMVGAGGLGYDVVTGFSQHSDFGMGFVAGVATVLLGIMLDRITQGADRRSSPQSKRMNTA, from the coding sequence GTGAGCGAGGCCGTCGCGACCGTCGACACCCCCGCCCTCCGCCGTCCGCCCCGATGGGTCGTGCCGGTGGCCGTCGGGCTGGTCTTCGTCACCGGCTACCTGACGCTGCGCGGCACCGCCTCGCTCCCGCACGACGACGCGGCCGCCCCCTTCCTCGCCGTCAACGACGCCCGCGACTGGGTCGACGCCAACAGGAACGACAACCCCCTGTTCCTGTACGGCGTCAACTACATCCGCGTCTACCTCGGCGAGCTCTACGCCGCCTTCGAGGCCGTCCTGTTCGCGCTCGGCTGGCCAGGGCTCGTCGGCGTGCTCGTCGGGCTGGGCTGGCTCGCGGGCGGCTGGCGGATCGCGCTGCTGGGCGTCGGCGGGTTCACCACCCTCGGCGTCCTCGGGGTGTGGGAGGCGAGCGTCCGCACCCTCGCCCTGGTGCTCACCTCGGTGCTGGTGGCGCTGGCCGTCGGGCTGCCGCTGGGGGTGTGGGCGGGCCGCTCGGCCCGGCTGCGCAGGGCGCTGACCCCGGTGCTCGACGTCATGCAGATCATGCCGACGTTCGCCTACCTGACGCCGATGGTGCTCTTCTTCGGCATCGGCCCCTCCTCCGCGACCGTCGCCACCCTCATCTACGCGATGCCCGTGGCGATCAGGATCACCGCGCTGGCCGTCCAGCGGGTCTCGCCCACCGCGATCGAGGCGTCGTCCTCGCTGGGCGCGACGCGCTGGCAGACGCTGCGCAAGGTGCAGCTGCCGATGGCCCGCGAGACCATCGCGCTGGCGATCAACCAGGCCATCATGATGGCGCTGTCGATGGTCGTGATCGCCGCCCTCATCTCCGCCCCCGGGCTGGGCTCCGACATCATCAGGGGCCTGTCCAGGGCGAACGTGGGCTTCATGCTGCCCGCGGGCATCGCCATCGTCATCATGGCGATCGTCCTGGACCGGGTCACCATGGCCGCCGCGCGGCGCGACAGGGCGGCGGGATCCTCCCCCGCCTGGGGCCGCTACGTCCCCGCGGGCGCGATCGCCGTCGCCGGACTGGTGGCCGCCGGGCTCCTGCCCGCCGCCTTCCCCGAGGCGTGGGTCCTGCGTATCGGCCGGCCCGTCAACGAGGCGGTGACCTGGGCCAAGTCCAGCTGGTACGACGTCACCACGGCCATCAAGGACGTCACCTCCACCGTCCTGCTGAACCCGCTGCAGGAGATGCTGACCTCCACGCCGTGGTGGCTGGTGGCCGCCGCCCTCCTGGCTCTGGCCTGGTGGGCGAGCGGGCCGCGGCCCGCGCTGACCGCGCTGGCCTGCCTGCTGGCGCTCGCGCTGCTCGGCCTGTGGGAGCACAGCATGGCCACGCTCACCACCGTGCTGGTCGCCGTCTCCGTCGCCCTGGTGCTCGGCCTGCTGCTCGGGGTGACCGCCGCGCGGTCGCGCGGCTTCTCCGCCGTCCAGCGGCCGCTGCTGGACGCCGCGCAGACGATGCCGTCGATCGTCTACCTGCTGCCCGCGCTCGCGCTGTTCGGCGCGACCAGGTTCACCGCCATCTTCGCCTCGGTCATCTACGCGGTGCCGCCGGTGGTCCGCCTGGTCGAGGACGGCATCCGCGGCGTCTCCCCGACCACCGTCGAGGCCGCGCTGTCGGCGGGCTCGACGCGATGGCAGCTGCTGTGGAAGGTGCAGCTGCCGATGGCCCGCGGCGCCATCCTGCTGGCCGCCAACCAGGGAATCGTGATGACGCTGGCCATGGTCGTGGTGGGCGGCATGGTCGGGGCCGGCGGGCTCGGCTACGACGTCGTCACCGGTTTCTCCCAGCACTCCGACTTCGGCATGGGCTTCGTCGCAGGAGTCGCCACGGTGCTGCTGGGCATCATGCTCGACCGCATCACGCAGGGCGCCGACAGGCGCTCCTCCCCCCAAAGTAAGAGGATGAACACCGCATGA
- a CDS encoding roadblock/LC7 domain-containing protein, translating to MNELSQAARDVNWLVSGFVEEVPGVAHAVVVSADGLPMAFSRGFPKDRADQLAAVAAGLVSLVQGAARVFEAGGVTQTVVEMQRGLMLVMNISDGSCLAVLAAPDCDMGLVAYQMTVLVERAGQVLTPAVRAELSSARPW from the coding sequence GTGAACGAGTTGAGCCAGGCGGCCAGGGATGTCAACTGGCTGGTCAGCGGCTTCGTCGAGGAGGTGCCAGGCGTCGCGCACGCCGTGGTGGTCTCCGCCGACGGGTTGCCGATGGCGTTCTCGAGGGGCTTCCCCAAGGACCGGGCCGACCAGCTCGCCGCCGTGGCCGCAGGACTGGTCAGCCTGGTGCAGGGCGCCGCGCGGGTCTTCGAGGCCGGCGGCGTCACCCAGACGGTCGTGGAGATGCAACGAGGGCTGATGCTGGTCATGAACATCAGCGACGGGTCGTGCCTGGCCGTGCTGGCCGCGCCCGACTGCGACATGGGCCTGGTCGCCTATCAGATGACGGTTCTGGTCGAGCGGGCGGGCCAGGTGCTCACGCCCGCCGTGCGGGCGGAACTGTCCTCAGCGCGTCCCTGGTGA